The sequence CCGCTGTGTGAGGGGCTGCTGATCGCGAAAGATCGCCGCACGACGACAGGACTGCGTCAATCCCCCCATCGACGCTGGGTGAAATCACCCAATCCGGCTGGGTCATTTTTTGCCACAGGCCATTCGATACGCCTAATACACTAAAATAATTATGCTAAAATCTACAGGATGAGCTGGCACGCATCCTGCCTAAAGAATGCCAAATGAATTCATCCAGGAGGACGTATGGGACCAACCCCAGAGGTTTTGGAAAAGTTTCGGAAAAAAGCGGAAATCGTCTCGGCCATTGTCTCGGAAGTGGACTCCATGGCTCAGGCCATCGCCTATACTGTTGATCTGTGCGCCCAGAAAGAAGCCTGTCAGCTGCTCATGAGCGGCTGTGAGGAAACCTTGTCGGACAAGGGCAAGGATCTGTGCGAACTCAAAGAATGGGGCAAGATCATCGCCGCCCCCGCCCTAAACGATACGGACATGGCCGAACTGGTCAAACAGGCCGCAAGCCGCGATATCTCCGTCATCAAAGACGGAATGCGCAGCCATCTGGCCGGTGTCGACATCGGGTTCACGGTCGCGGACTACGGCATCGGCGAGACCGGCAGCCTGGTCATCGATTCCTCCAGCGAGGAACTGCGCCTGGCCACGATGGTCAGCGAAATCCACGTCGCGGTCATCCCCAAATCACGCATCAGGGCCACGGCCGAAGACCTGTACGACGAAATCAAAGGCTTCCAGAGCCGCAAGCCCAATTATCTGGCCTTTGTCACCGGGGCCAGCCGCACCGCTGACATCGAACGCGTTCTGGCCCTGGGCGTGCACGGGCCCCTGGAACTGCACATCCTGATCCTGGAGGACAAATAATGCAGAAGGCCAAAAATCTTTCCGAATATAACGACGAACTGCGCGAAGCTCTGGACAACACCTTCCTGCGCGGAGCCATGGACAAATTCGCCACGGCCTACCCCGTTGGCCGGGCCAACGCCTTCCGCGAATACGACGTGGAGGCCCTGATCCAGGAAGTGGTCAAGGCCAAGGATGCAGGCCTGACCCGCCTGGACGAACTTTATGCCGAGTTCAAGGCCAAGGCCGAAGCCAACGGCGTGAAAGTGCACATGGCCAAGGACGGCGACGAGGCCAACGAGATCGTGGCCCGCATCGCGGCCGAAAACAAATGCAAGATCATCGTCAAGTCCAAGTCCATGACGGCCGAGGAAACCCTTTTGAACCACCGTCTGGAAAAAGACGGACTTGAAGTGGTCGAGACCGACCTTGGCGAATGGATCATCCAGCTCCGGCACGAAGGTCCCAGCCACATGGTCATGCCGGCCATTCACCTGTCCCGCTACCAGGTCGCCGAACTCTTCTCGCAGGTCACCAAGCATGACCAGTCCTCGGACATCCAGCGTCTGGTCAAGGTCGCCCGTCGCGAGCTGCGCCAGAAATACGCCGATGCCGACATGGGCGTGAGCGGAGCCAACTTCGCCATCGCCGAGACCGGCACCATTGGCCTCATGACCAACGAGGGCAACGCCCGCCTGGTCACCACCCTGCCCCGCGTGCATGTGGCCATCGCCGGCATCGACAAGCTCTGCGGCACCCTGGACGACGCCCTGAAAATCCTGCGTGTTGTTCCCAAGAACGCCACGGGTCAGGCCATCACCTCCTACGTGACCTGGATCAGCGGCGCCAACGAGTGCCAGACCGCGCCCGGCGGCAAGAAAGAGATGCACATCATCTTTCTGGACAACGGCCGCAGCGAAATGGCCAAGGATCCCCTCTTCGCCCAGGTTCTGCGTTGCGTGCGCTGCGGCGCCTGCGCCAACGTCTGCCCGGTCTACCGCATGGTCGGCGGCCACCAGATGGGCCACATCTATATCGGCGCCATCGGCCTCATCCTGACCTACTTCTTCCATGGCAAGGACAAGGCCAAGAACCTGGTCCAGAACTGCATCAACTGCCAGGCATGCAAGCACATCTGCGCGGCCGGCATCGACCTGCCCCTCCTGATCAAGGAAATCCATGCGCGCATCCTGGATGAAGACGGACATCCGCTGCCGTCGATGCTGCTGGGCAAGCTGCTCAAAAACCGCAAGCTCTTCCATGCCTTCCTGCGCACGGCCAAGATGGCTCAGCGTCCGCTGACCGGCGGCACGCAGTACATCCGCCATCTGCCCCATATCTTCTCCAAGGATCATGGATTCAAGGCACTGCCAGCCATTGCCGCCAAGCCCTTCCGGGATCGTTTCGCGGCGCTGAAACCCACGGTTTCCGCACCCAAGTTCCGCATCGCCCTGTTCTCGGGCTGCGTGCAGGACTTCGTCTATCCGGAGCAGCTGGAAGCGGCGGTGAAAGTTCTGGCCGCCCACAATGTGGCGGTGGACTTCCCCATGGATCAGTCCTGTTGCGGGCTGCCGCTGCAGATGATGGGCGAGAAGAAAGCAGGCGTCGACGTGGCCAAGCAGAACATCGCGGCCATGAGCGGCGACTACGACTACATCATCACCCTCTGCGCCTCCTGCGCTTCGCACCTGAAGCACAACTACCCGTTCCTGCTTGGTGAAAACGACGCGGAAGCCAAGGCCTTCGCCGACAAGGTCATGCCTTTCTCGGCCTTCATGACCGATGTGCTCGGCGTGACCGCCGACGGGTTCAAGCAGACCCACGAGCGCGCCACCCTGCACGCCCCCTGCCACCTCTGCCGTGGCATGGGCGTGGTCGAACAGCCCAGACAGCTTCTGGCTCTGGGCGGCTATGAATACGCCCAGGCGGAGCAGGAGCAGGTCTGCTGCGGATTCGGCGGCACCTACTCGGCCAAGTTCCCCGGGATTTCCGAGCAGATCCTCAAGAACAAACTGACCGATGCGGGCCGTACCGGAGCGGAAGTGCTGGTCACCGAATGCCCGGGCTGCATCATGCAGCTGCGCGGCGGCGCTGAAGTCAACAAATCCGGCTTTGCCGTCAGGCATATCGCCGAAGTGCTGGCCGACCACCTGAAATAACAAACGGGCCGGGATTTCCCGGCCCGAAATTTTCTCTCCTTGCGCGCCGGGAGTCTTCCACTGGAAGGCTCCCGGCATTTTTCTTGCGGAGAATTCAAAAATAGGTCCCAGAGGTCGGATGGGACCTAGAGGACCTGTTCTTTCAAAAGGAAAAGGCGCTTCCCGTCCTTGCTTCGCGCTGGCAAACCTTTTAAAAGCTACAATTCAAAGGCGCTTTGCCGATTACGTTACAACCCCAAGAGACAATGATATTTCAGCCCAGATTTTTCCTGACATGCCTCATGTTCCTGGCCTTGGCTTTTCCCGCCGCTACGTGGGCGGATGAACCATACCGGATCACGCTTCAGGCCTTTCGCACGAGTAGCGCGGATGCCCCCATACTAGCCGTGCTGACCCTGACCCCAAGCCCCGACTGGCACGCCTACGGCTACATTCAGGGCCCATCCGGATTCCCTACGGAAGTCAGGGCGACACGCGACGGCAAGGCCCTGTCGCCTCTTTATCCACAGCCCACACCTGGTCCGGACCCTCTTGATCCGAGCCTGACCGTGGAGCTCTACGATGGCCCGACGCCGTTTTTTGTTCCTTTGGCCGACGGATCCTCCAAGGTCGTGGTGCAGATCAAGGCCCTGCTCTGTTCCTCGACCACCTGCCAGCCTGTCAAAGAAGAGCTTGAACTCGTGATCACGCAGACAGACGCCTTGCCGCCGGCCGAGCAGCAGGACTGGTGGCCGCGCTTTCTGCAGGCCACCCCGGGCCCGGCCCCGGACCTTGACGTCGAGCCCGTCATTTCCGTCGAAGAGACGCAAACGGCTGCCGTACGGACATTCACGCCCCGCTATTTCGCTCCCGGTCTGGAAGTCCACACCCTCTCCAAGGCGGCCGCCCTGGCCTTTTTGGCCGGACTGATCCTCAATTTCATGCCCTGCGTGCTGCCCGTCATTACCCTGAAGCTTCGCTCCTTTATCCCTGCGGCGGACAGCGTACCCAAAAGCCAGCGGCACGCGTTCCGCACCCACAACCTCTTCTTCGCCCTCGGAATGATGCTGTATTTTCTGGTCCTGGCCGGGATCATCGCCGTCACCGGCATGGCCTGGGGTCAGATTTTCCAGGAGCCGGCCGCCATCATCACCCTGACGGCCATTGTGTTTGCCCTGTCCTTAAGCCTCTTCGGGGTCTATGACCTTCCGCTCATCGATCTGAAAGGAAAAGCCAAAGGCGTGGTGCACCATCCGCGCCTTGAATCCTTCACCACCGGCATCCTGGCCACCATCCTGGCCACGCCCTGCAGCGGCCCGTTTCTGGGCGGTGTGCTGGCCTGGGCCCTGATCCAGCCTCCGGACATCATCGCCCTGGTCTTGAGCTGCATCGGGCTGGGCATGGCCTCGCCCTATCTGGCCATGTCCCTTTTCCCTGGCCTGTACCGTTTTCTGCCCAAACCCGGAGCCTGGACCCTGCATCTGGAACGCATTCTCGGTTTTCTCCTGGCCGCGACCTGCGTCTATCTCTTTGGACTGCTCCCAA is a genomic window of Desulfomicrobium baculatum DSM 4028 containing:
- a CDS encoding LutC/YkgG family protein, which translates into the protein MGPTPEVLEKFRKKAEIVSAIVSEVDSMAQAIAYTVDLCAQKEACQLLMSGCEETLSDKGKDLCELKEWGKIIAAPALNDTDMAELVKQAASRDISVIKDGMRSHLAGVDIGFTVADYGIGETGSLVIDSSSEELRLATMVSEIHVAVIPKSRIRATAEDLYDEIKGFQSRKPNYLAFVTGASRTADIERVLALGVHGPLELHILILEDK
- the ldhH gene encoding L-lactate dehydrogenase (quinone) large subunit LdhH; its protein translation is MQKAKNLSEYNDELREALDNTFLRGAMDKFATAYPVGRANAFREYDVEALIQEVVKAKDAGLTRLDELYAEFKAKAEANGVKVHMAKDGDEANEIVARIAAENKCKIIVKSKSMTAEETLLNHRLEKDGLEVVETDLGEWIIQLRHEGPSHMVMPAIHLSRYQVAELFSQVTKHDQSSDIQRLVKVARRELRQKYADADMGVSGANFAIAETGTIGLMTNEGNARLVTTLPRVHVAIAGIDKLCGTLDDALKILRVVPKNATGQAITSYVTWISGANECQTAPGGKKEMHIIFLDNGRSEMAKDPLFAQVLRCVRCGACANVCPVYRMVGGHQMGHIYIGAIGLILTYFFHGKDKAKNLVQNCINCQACKHICAAGIDLPLLIKEIHARILDEDGHPLPSMLLGKLLKNRKLFHAFLRTAKMAQRPLTGGTQYIRHLPHIFSKDHGFKALPAIAAKPFRDRFAALKPTVSAPKFRIALFSGCVQDFVYPEQLEAAVKVLAAHNVAVDFPMDQSCCGLPLQMMGEKKAGVDVAKQNIAAMSGDYDYIITLCASCASHLKHNYPFLLGENDAEAKAFADKVMPFSAFMTDVLGVTADGFKQTHERATLHAPCHLCRGMGVVEQPRQLLALGGYEYAQAEQEQVCCGFGGTYSAKFPGISEQILKNKLTDAGRTGAEVLVTECPGCIMQLRGGAEVNKSGFAVRHIAEVLADHLK
- a CDS encoding protein-disulfide reductase DsbD family protein produces the protein MIFQPRFFLTCLMFLALAFPAATWADEPYRITLQAFRTSSADAPILAVLTLTPSPDWHAYGYIQGPSGFPTEVRATRDGKALSPLYPQPTPGPDPLDPSLTVELYDGPTPFFVPLADGSSKVVVQIKALLCSSTTCQPVKEELELVITQTDALPPAEQQDWWPRFLQATPGPAPDLDVEPVISVEETQTAAVRTFTPRYFAPGLEVHTLSKAAALAFLAGLILNFMPCVLPVITLKLRSFIPAADSVPKSQRHAFRTHNLFFALGMMLYFLVLAGIIAVTGMAWGQIFQEPAAIITLTAIVFALSLSLFGVYDLPLIDLKGKAKGVVHHPRLESFTTGILATILATPCSGPFLGGVLAWALIQPPDIIALVLSCIGLGMASPYLAMSLFPGLYRFLPKPGAWTLHLERILGFLLAATCVYLFGLLPTSQYVSVLILLWIIALGAWIWGKWTDLNQSRIRRWFVRGIAIGMVALAAVFLFRPAGHPDPWENFDMGQFDALRGQQNLILDFTADWCPNCKFLEKTVLTPEKSAAFAAEHNAVLMRVDLTRHDPQLMALLESLGSKSIPILAIFSKNNPGSPLVLRDMFTSGQLKEALEQELP